One window from the genome of Helicoverpa zea isolate HzStark_Cry1AcR chromosome 6, ilHelZeax1.1, whole genome shotgun sequence encodes:
- the LOC124631042 gene encoding nucleosome-remodeling factor subunit NURF301 isoform X2: MSGRGAKKRGRPPKSGSFEKSRKFQYHLLKKPKYLLNQQNAGSASLVSTPSASRASSPQGSDISRRSTRKQRGGKAHKNKRGGISGSYSRRGYNPHAADYHESEYHYGSDFGDEYSDRSEPEEDRASESSDGSVGDGAASDSDFSVSSYSTTSGTPRKANNLLRPPSPDPLWLQQERQIPVLDLPPSSDDLLIPQNLILQVVGVYEVLRHFRHLVRLSPFRIEDLCAAISCEEQSNLLVEVHMMLLKALLREEDAQQTHFGPLDHKDSVNITLFLLDVMTWPEVLRIYIESDKSFDQNVVKILNACEYPFTSVENRLAVLQFLCNQFLITNPVRDDLLSEVPIHYDDHCRVCHRLGDLLCCETCPAVFHLECVDPPLGDVPSEDWQCALCKQHKTMGVTDCLPDAEKQGLMCRHEHLGFDRHGRKYWFIARRLFVEAENGHVWYYSSSEQFEDLLNVLDSDEMEAPLVRELLEMKQEILRQMDITERLTNQVKGSRKSYLEIENANIVKARKEKEEQKRLDRNPELKLEDDKIENVSSLVGDGDVVNEVTVVSEDTNHDDNDESAEDDDNKKLKGNAASRTKLPLQKKHEEVTERLTRLKSNQISNGTYLFKLGNENSFKNYINQYSANPLALNKPQRNEERDKKRYMSHKFSLSSAQEFKWVGLLNATKPLLEATLRQTLLQLESNIVLQFMHPNWSLLRKPWVQAVQLCQAPRDFARALCVLQACFKSVVWVPAWHEQLGHVRLLRTTATDREERKKLDKREKKERDEEEERYRTAYNFVKYSLGLRHQVWKQKGEEYRIHGQWGWLWNSSTRKYKKHGVTKASLMSGPAKIAVRVREGSIIKVLAVEPKTYDYLISNEGENKDVMEKLPPSMRNLKIDKDDDGFEEIDVEKALSSSTRRYYPKIAKKSKLDEFLARRTYLKFMEEKKLTNLIANVKKEEAEVKSEDDKNIDVENDDPEPDMSSICGTVSGTKQRDAGNTENVDALRDEYQKINQLTKRYQCYSHCCNKIDTANILQSSEIKINCFSPLCIMKGKLLSQLVTLLKGGAVNSNNLLGNSKDNTKVSILEQYLLGKSSCTNSSENILTDLLSAVACAQECDNKVCDSYVKRKLSGDDSDNVDYKVEKDDIDDNSCVVKSESTLEESAVPAVGNEMDIDITCNNNEDNEVEIGPLKELTDCESSEQDNNASTTNDSNERPPIPKLKITRGRASKASSTTTNTGNNNEAKDSSYKCSVTSAKNNDKVKYCAMVNRRFGATKTHKREDKTIKEEKTEGNVVRVYSTENPSGKVYLKRVQTSAVEKKKKRTPVKYPLCSTFHTRSKAKTIMVLPHHELRKLCRQAGHNAVAGFSHNAKPNQAVWPYPCPRPLFKTCWLYRTVNLQWLASAALQLRIMWACLRWDDMAAKPASADGKHQLTTDTEIVSLELLKHRHIGQFSERTQYLRRRVVIPLELPKTVREVTSIRSGLRKRKRAESPQNTEPQVSEEWVDEDKLELWEVRQYGERTERATPVTRTSTGKLPQRNVAPPANAADLKDKMEQQLREQRAAHQQKRALEMSQDKTKSNTNQNCGKSTLTSLLTTNATTPTGQKTVIGTRRIIMTKGADGSTRVISQPIAGPTKSAQNDGTSKSNATPQKEGPQKVQIIRAPDGKITVRGLLAGQQLIQMPDGKLHVVMAGQQGVTGQLVAASPAPKPIESNSSPGGDVKNADDARQTGRTGTAPAQQVVVQGNRQIVVQPAQQMVVQPPAQVVVQPAQPVVVQAGARALAPRMQTVLLQAPLLPRAAAPRAAAPRPQPRPPQPQQIVVNNPVLVQQIAAGKIQLATVNGQQVLIRPTGNNQAQIVAHIGQSPSGVSAAPVSSPAPAPRPAPPPLAPQPAPVPIQPQPQQQQQQQLTEDEIVEKRLLVGQPPGTVIKTVTAQVMQTSSGPSIVLQGLHGYSLTPQQLALVQHQVKQQLLKESTGKQGMLGPRKMYLAVQPAPSAPPPLAPVAPQPLHAIQSLQPLPVPTHQDVSEEDQLKRQKLMNGEENVAEAASHQEATPSKLEDVKENNTKTDIINSGPDVLQSNKFVLTPDYIQQTIKSALKQENLNPEIEEKLLQLQRYQEKRMKPEVQPERETRAIAVIARSPTPPARRRVTSSRHDDDDDEWVDSSPRKRTRGGRPCSPPPAAPAAPPPRAPSRVPAAAPAAPPPAPAAPPPPAHTHPTGLDERRRAASNNSRLQMLLFKHKEMLKKDIIKKRGLLEKELGVEIQKELSAELALRTRAERTKQEEVRGGKRRGTTAPSTPRPNKRSVKKEKLLCICRTPYDNTKFYVGCEHCSNWFHGDCVGVTEEMSKTMEEYVCPDCRRAEETQELYCLCRQPYDNSQFYICCDRCQDWFHGRCVGILQSEADNIDEYICPNCQKNNSVNYANMKELTQKDFENLKRLVKQIQLHKNAWPFMEPVDPREAPTYYKVIKEPMDLQTVERKVNEQIYSTLSEFIGDMTKIFDNCRYFNPKDSEFYRCAEGLEAFFAQKIKYFREKLFETTQ; this comes from the exons ATGTCGGGAAGGGGGGCGAAGAAACGCGGGAGGCCTCCAAAATCGGGGAGTTTCGAAAAAAGCAGGAAATTCCAGTATCATTTGTTgaaaaaaccaaaatatttactaaatcaGCAAAATGCAGGATCAGCTTCGCTGGTGAGTACACCCTCGGCATCTAGAGCATCGTCTCCTCAAGGAAGTGATATAAGTAGGCGAAGTACACGAAAACAAAGAGGAGGAAAGGctcataaaaataaacgagGTGGAATATCTGGTTCTTATTCACGAAGAGGTTATAATCCTCATGCAGCTGATTATCATGAATCTGAATATCACTATGGATCTGATTTTGGAGATGAATACAGCGATAGGTCGGAACCAGAAGAAGATCGCGCCAGTGAAAGTTCGGATGGCAGCGTAGGAGATGGTGCCGCGAGCGATAGCGACTTCTCTGTCAGCAGCTACAGCACTACCAGTGGTACACCTCGTAAGGCTAATAATTTACTCAGACCACCAAGTCCAGATCCTCTATGGCTACAACAAGAACGCCAAATTCCAGTTTTAGACCTTCCACCATCATCAGATGACTTGCTAATACcacagaatttaattttacaagtTGTTGGTGTATATGAGGTGTTAAGACACTTCAGACATCTAGTAAGGCTGTCACCCTTCCGCATTGAGGACTTGTGTGCAGCGATTAGTTGTGAAGAACAGAGCAATCTACTTGTAGAAGTGCATATGATGCTACTCAAAGCCTTGTTAAGGGAAGAAGATGCTCAACAGACACATTTCGGTCCACTGGACCATAAAGACAGTgttaatattactttatttttgttagatGTTATGACATGGCCTGAAGTCCTTAGAATATACATTGAAAGTGATAAATCGTTTGACCAGAATgttgttaaaattttaaatgcatgTGAATATCCATTCACATCTGTAGAGAATCGGCTGGCTGTCCTTCAATTTTTATGTAAtcaatttttaattactaatcCAGTACGAGATGATCTTCTTAGTGAAG TTCCAATACATTATGATGATCATTGTCGAGTATGTCACCGGTTGGGAGATCTTTTATGTTGTGAAACATGCCCTGCAGTCTTTCACTTAGAATGTGTGGATCCACCTTTAGGAGATGTGCCATCTGAAGATTGGCAGTGTGCTTTGTGCAAGCAACATAAAACAATGGGTGTGACAGATTGTCTTCCAGATGCTGAAAAGCAAGGCTTAATGTGTAGACATGAACATCTAGGGTTTGACAGACATGGAAGGAAATATTGGTTTATAGCACGGCGCTTATTTGT TGAAGCTGAAAATGGGCATGTCTGGTATTATTCATCGTCTGAACAGTTTGAGGATCTATTAAATGTGTTGGATTCTGATGAAATGGAAGCACCACTTGTACGAGAGCTATTGGAAATGAAACAGGAAATTTTAAGACAAATGGATATTACTGAACGTCTTACAAATCAAGTCAAGGGAAGTAGAAAATCATACTTAGAAATTGAAAATGCCAACATTGTCAAAGCgcgaaaagaaaaagaagaacaaaaaaGACTTGACCGTAATCCTGAATTAAAACTAGAAgatgataaaattgaaaatgtgtCATCATTAGTTGGTGATGGAGATGTGGTGAATGAGGTAACTGTGGTCAGTGAGGACACAAatcatgatgataatgatgaatctgctgaagatgatgataataagaAGTTAAAAGGCAATGCAGCTAGTAGGACAAAACTGCCACTTCAGAAAAAACATGAAGAAG TAACTGAAAGGTTAACAAGACTAAAGTCCAACCAAATCTCCAATGGGACTTACCTCTTCAAATTAGGAAATGAAAATAGTTTTAAGAACTACATAAATCAGTACTCTGCCAATCCTTTAGCTTTAAACAAGCCACAGAGAAATGAGGAGAGAGACAAAAAACGATACATGTCCCATAAGTTTTCTTTATCATCAGCGCAAGAATTTAAATGGGTTGGATTGCTAAATG CTACGAAACCATTATTGGAGGCTACTCTTAGACAAACCTTATTACAATTGGAGTCAAACatagtattacaatttatgCACCCCAACTGGTCACTATTAAGGAAGCCCTGGGTGCAGGCTGTACAACTTTGTCAAGCTCCTCGTGATTTTGCCAGGGCCCTTTGTGTACTTCAG GCATGTTTCAAAAGTGTTGTTTGGGTACCTGCGTGGCATGAACAACTAGGTCACGTTAGATTATTACGAACAACTGCGACTGATCGGGAAGAACGAAAAAAACTTGATaagagagaaaaaaaagaaagagatGAAGAAGAGGAAAGATATCGGACtgcatataattttgtaaagtaTTCTCTCGGACTACGGCACcag GTATGGAAACAAAAAGGAGAAGAATACAGAATTCATGGACAATGGGGTTGGTTATGGAATTCGTCGACGAGAAAGTATAAAAAACATGGTGTCACAAAAGCTAGTCTCATGAGTGGCCCTGCAAAGATAGCAGTACGAGTAAGAGAAGGCAGTATCATAAAAGTTTTAGCTGTTGAACCTAAAACTTACGACTATCTTATTTCAAATGAAGGCGAAAATAAAGATGTCATGGaaaaat TACCCCCATCAATGCGCAACTTAAAAATCGATAAAGACGATGACGGTTTTGAAGAAATTGATGTTGAAAAAGCACTGAGCTCATCCACCAGAAGATATTACCCAAAGATTGCTAAAAAATCTAAGCTTGATGAATTTTTGGCTCGACGCACATACTTAAAATTTATGGAGGAAAAGAAATTGACTAATTTAATAGCCAATGTAAAAAAAGAAGAAGCGGAAGTCAAAAGCGAGGATGACAAAAACATTGATGTGGAAAATGACGATCCAGAACCAGATATGTCATCAATTTGTGGTACAGTCAGCGGAACCAAGCAAAGAGATGCAGGTAATACTGAAAATGTGGATGCGTTAAGGGATGAATACCAAAAAATCAATCAGTTAACAAAAAGATATCAATGTTACTCACattgttgtaataaaattgatacAGCAAATATTTTGCAGAgttctgaaattaaaattaattgtttttcacCCCTTTGCATTATGAAAGGCAAACTTTTGTCTCAATTagttactttattaaaaggTGGAGCAGTGAATTCTAATAATCTACTAGGAAATTCAAAAGATAATACTAAAGTGTCAATTTTGGAACAATATCTATTAGGTAAAAGTTCTTGTACCAATTCAAGCGAAAACATATTGACTGATCTGTTATCAGCAGTTGCATGTGCTCAAGAATGTGACAACAAAGTTTGTGATTCCTATGTTAAGAGAAAATTAAGTGGAGATGACAGCGATAATGTTGATTACAAAGTAGAGAAGGATGATATTGACGATAACTCGTGTGTAGTCAAATCAGAGAGTACTCTTGAAGAGTCCGCTGTGCCAGCAGTCGGGAACGAAATGGATATTGATATCACATGCAACAATAACGAAGATAATGAGGTTGAAATAGGTCCATTGAAGGAATTAACTGATTGTGAGTCTTCAGAACAAGATAACAATGCCAGTACAACTAACGATAGCAATGAACGACCGCCTATTCctaagttaaaaataacaagagGAAGAGCTTCGAAAGCGTCTTCGACTACTACAAATACTGGAAACAATAATGAAGCAAAAGATTCATCCTACAAATGTTCTGTTACATCAGCCAAGAATAATGACAAAGTAAAGTATTGTGCAATGGTCAATAGAAGATTTGGTGCAACAAAGACTCATAAAAGAGAAGATAAAACTatcaaagaagaaaaaacagaGGGAAATGTGGTAAGAGTATATTCTACTGAGAATCCCTCTGGAAAAGTTTATCTCAAACGTGTACAAACATCAGCagtagaaaagaaaaagaaacggACTCCAGTGAAGTATCCCCTTTGTTCAACATTCCATACTAGGAGTAAAGCCAAAACTATAATGGTTCTTCCTCATCATGAATTACGAAAACTCTGTAGACAAGCTGGCCATAATGCGGTAGCTGGTTTCAGTCATAACGCGAAACCTAATCAAGCCGTGTGGCCGTACCCGTGTCCTCGGCCATTATTCAAGACCTGTTGGCTGTATCGCACTGTCAATCTTCAGTGGTTAGCAAGTGCAGCTTTGCAACTTCGTATTATGTGGGCTTGCCTACGTTGGGATGACATGGCTGCTAAGCCAGCTTCAGCTGATGGTAAACATCAACTTACTACTGATACGGAAATTGTTTCACTGGAATTGCTAAAACATCGACATATAGGGCAATTTTCGGAGCGAACTCAATATCTTCGGCGACGGGTGGTAATACCACTTGAATTGCCGAAAACAGTTCGTGAAGTAACATCAATACGTAGTGGCTTAAGGAAAAGAAAACGAGCTGAGTCGCCCCAAAACACCGAACCTCAG gtCTCTGAAGAGTGGGTTGATGAAGATAAGCTAGAACTTTGGGAAGTTCGACAATACGGCGAACGCACGGAGCGAGCTACGCCCGTCACGCGCACGTCCACGGGCAAGCTGCCGCAGCGCAACGTCGCGCCGCCGGCTAATGCTGCTGACCTCAAAGATAAAATGGAACAACAGTTACGCGAACAACGAGCTGCTCATCAACAGAAGAGGGCATTGGAAATGTCTCAAG aCAAAACAAAATCTAACACCAACCAGAATTGTGGCAAAAGTACACTAACGTCTTTGCTGACTACAAATGCCACAACCCCCACTGGGCAAAAAACGGTTATTGGCACTAGGAGGATTATTATGACTAAAGGAGCTGATGGATCAACACGTGTAATCAGCCAGCCTATCGCAGGACCAACGAAATCGGCACAGAACGATGGTACTTCAAAATCAAATGCCACTCCACAGAAAGAAGGGCCCCAAAAGGTTCAAATAATCCGGGCGCCCGATGGAAAAATAACTGTTAGAGGTTTATTAGCGGGTCAGCAACTGATACAAATGCCTGATGGCAAATTGCACGTCGTAATGGCGGGTCAACAAGGAGTCACAGGGCAACTCGTAGCAGCTTCTCCTGCGCCCAAGCCGATCGAAAGTAACAGTTCTCCCGGAGGAGACGTCAAGAACGCCGACGATGCGAGACAGACAGGTCGCACCGGCACAGCCCCCGCTCAGCAGGTGGTGGTGCAGGGCAACCGGCAGATCGTGGTGCAGCCGGCGCAGCAGATGGTGGTGCAGCCGCCTGCGCAGGTGGTGGTGCAGCCGGCGCAGCCCGTGGTGGTGCAGGCGGGCGCGCGCGCGCTGGCGCCGCGCATGCAGACCGTGCTGCTGCAGGCGCCGCTGCTGCCCCgagccgccgcgccgcgcgccgccgcgccgcgcccgcagCCGCGCCCGCCGCAGCCGCAGCAGATCGTCGTCAATAATCCTGTCTTAGTGCAGCAGATTGCTGCTGGCAAAATTCAGCTTGCCACTGTCAACGGCCAGCAGGTTCTCATTCGGCCGACTGGAAATAACCAGGCGCAGATAGTTGCACACATCGGCCAGAGTCCTTCAGGCGTGAGCGCGGCGCCGGTGTCGTCCCCGGCGCCCGcgccccgccccgcgccgccgccgctggcACCGCAGCCGGCGCCTGTGCCTATTCAGCCGCAGCCGcaacagcaacaacaacaacagcttACCGAAGATGAAATTGTAGAAAAGCGACTTCTGGTTGGCCAACCTCCTGGCACCGTTATTAAAACTGTAACAGCACAG GTCATGCAGACAAGTAGTGGTCCCAGCATAGTTCTTCAAGGACTGCACGGGTATTCTTTGACGCCGCAACAACTGGCGTTAGTGCAACACCAAGTTAAACAACAGTTGCTAAAAG AGTCTACAGGCAAGCAGGGTATGCTGGGCCCCCGCAAGATGTACCTGGCGGTGCAGCCGGCGCccagcgcgccgccgccgctggcGCCCGTGGCGCCGCAGCCGCTGCACGCCATACAGTCCCTGCAACCGCTGCCCGTGCCCACGCATCAG GATGTTAGCGAAGAAGATCAATTAAAACGACAAAAACTTATGAACGGTGAAGAAAATGTAGCTGAGGCGGCTAGTCATCAGGAGGCGACACCTTCCAAACTTGAagatgtaaaagaaaataacacgAAAACAGATATTATAAATTCCGGTCCGGATGTTCTACAAAGTAATAAATTCGTGTTAACACCTGATTATATCCAACAAA CCATTAAAAGTGCGCTCAAGCAAGAAAATTTGAATCCTGAAATAGAGGAAAAGTTGCTGCAGCTTCAACGCTATCAAGAGAAACGAATGAAGCCGGAGGTTCAGCCAGAGAGAGAAACTCGGGCGATCGCTGTGATCGCTCGGTCGCCCAcgccgcccgcgcgccgccgcgtCACTTCTTCACGacacgacgacgacgacgacgagtGGGTGGACAGCAGTCCGCGCAAGAGAACGCGCGGTGGACGACCGTGCTCGCCGCCGCCCGCAGCCccggccgcgccgccgccccgcgCGCCTTCCCGCGTGccggccgccgcgcccgccgcgccgccgcctgcgcccgccgcgccgcccccgCCCGCGCATACCCACCCTACGGGCCTTGATGAGCGTCGTCGAGCCGCTTCCAATAATTCTCGGCTGCAGATGTTGCTCTTCAAACACAAGGAGATGCTTAAAAAGGATATTATAAAAAAGCGAGGTCTCTTAGAAAAAGAGCTCGGTGTCGAAATCCAG AAAGAGTTGTCGGCTGAGCTGGCACTCCGAACTCGCGCTGAACGCACCAAGCAAGAGGAAGTGAGAGGAGGCAAGCGACGCGGAACGACCGCCCCTTCCACGCCTAGACCTAACAAGAGATCTGTTAAGAAAGAAAAATTGTTATGTATATGTCGCACTCCCTACGACAACACCAA ATTTTATGTTGGCTGCGAGCACTGCAGCAATTGGTTCCACGGCGATTGCGTTGGAGTCACTGAAGAAATGAGTAAAACGATGGAAGAGTATGTATGTCCAGATTGTCGACGCGCCGAGGAAACACAAGAGTTGTACTGTCTTTGCCGGCAACCATACGATAATTCACA ATTTTACATATGTTGCGACCGGTGTCAAGATTGGTTCCATGGTCGTTGTGTTGGTATATTACAGTCAGAAGCAGATAACATTGATGAGTACATTTGCCCCAattgtcaaaaaaataattcagtcAATTATGCGAATATGAAAGAGTTAACTCAAAAAGACTTTGAAAACCTAAAGAGGCTTGTTAAACAGATACAACTCCACAAAAACGCTTGGCCATTCATGGAACCTGTAGATCCCAGAGAAGCTCCCACCTACTACAAAGTTATCAAAGAACCTATGG ATTTACAAACAGTGGAAAGAAAAGTGAATGAACAAATATATAGTACTTTAAGTGAGTTTATTGGTGATATGACGAAAATATTTGATAACTGTCGATACTTCAATCCAAAGGACTCCGAATTTTATCGATGTGCTGAAGGTCTTGAAGCATTTTTTgcacaaaaaattaagtactttCGTGAAAAGTTATTCGAAACGACTCAATGA